A window of the Sporosarcina sp. FSL K6-2383 genome harbors these coding sequences:
- a CDS encoding putative glycoside hydrolase — MKIVKWMSVMLLATGLAIPMVAYAEENQQQVEGFTQRTYGFEVIDEQLIASSALFRFDSGLTFTYPDAVRGVYVTGHSAGGERFSYLTNLLDTTDLNAMVIDIKDDYGNITYKPADDSPLKVLDIGKPYIKDPQAMLKTLEEKEIYPIARIVVFKDSVLAEKRPELSFVDGDEVWKNGRGESFVNPFMKEVWDHNIAIAIEVAKMGFQEIQFDYVRFPEGFEKRHDTLKYSFETYEESDLDPVQRRVEAITDFVAYAREQLKPYGVEVSVDIFGYAATLPEAPGIGQNFLKISENVDVISSMIYPSHWTSYFGIAKPDLEPYKLVSEYAKVENTKLAELNNPPVSRPWIQDFSAPWLGKGNFLRYGKAEVEAQIKGLKDNGIDEYLLWNAGNRYSEGVNYKP, encoded by the coding sequence ATGAAAATAGTTAAGTGGATGTCAGTCATGCTTCTCGCTACTGGATTGGCAATTCCAATGGTGGCCTACGCAGAAGAAAATCAGCAGCAGGTAGAAGGTTTTACACAACGTACATATGGATTTGAAGTAATTGATGAGCAACTGATTGCCTCGTCAGCGCTATTCCGCTTTGATTCTGGGCTAACCTTTACGTATCCAGATGCAGTACGCGGCGTTTACGTGACAGGGCACTCAGCAGGTGGAGAGCGCTTTTCGTATTTGACGAATTTACTTGATACGACAGACCTCAATGCAATGGTCATAGATATTAAAGATGATTATGGCAATATTACATATAAACCGGCTGATGATTCTCCACTCAAAGTGCTGGATATCGGCAAACCTTACATTAAAGATCCGCAGGCAATGTTGAAAACACTTGAAGAAAAAGAAATTTATCCGATTGCGCGTATTGTTGTCTTTAAAGATAGTGTGCTAGCAGAAAAACGCCCTGAGCTGTCTTTCGTGGATGGTGATGAAGTATGGAAAAATGGACGCGGTGAATCCTTTGTCAATCCCTTTATGAAGGAAGTATGGGATCATAACATCGCGATCGCCATCGAAGTAGCCAAAATGGGCTTCCAAGAAATACAGTTCGATTATGTGCGCTTTCCAGAGGGTTTTGAAAAGCGGCACGATACATTGAAATATTCATTTGAAACATATGAAGAATCAGATCTCGATCCGGTCCAACGAAGAGTAGAAGCGATTACGGACTTCGTAGCCTATGCACGGGAGCAGTTAAAGCCATATGGAGTTGAAGTATCTGTAGATATATTCGGCTATGCAGCAACGCTCCCAGAGGCTCCAGGGATTGGTCAAAACTTCTTGAAGATTTCCGAAAATGTAGATGTCATCTCCTCAATGATTTATCCGAGTCACTGGACATCCTATTTTGGTATCGCGAAACCGGATCTTGAGCCATATAAATTAGTGTCTGAATATGCTAAGGTCGAGAATACAAAATTGGCTGAACTCAATAATCCGCCAGTGTCACGGCCGTGGATTCAAGACTTTAGCGCACCATGGCTCGGAAAAGGTAATTTTTTGAGATATGGAAAAGCAGAAGTCGAGGCGCAGATTAAAGGGTTGAAGGATAACGGCATTGATGAGTATTTATTGTGGAACGCAGGAAATCGTTATTCGGAAGGTGTTAATTATAAACCGTAA
- the spxA gene encoding transcriptional regulator SpxA, translating into MVTLFTSPSCTSCRKAKAWLEEHDIPYTERNIFSEPLNIDEIKEILRMTEDGTDEIISTRSKIFQKLNVDVESLPLQRLYELIQEHPGLLRRPIILDEKRLQVGYNEDEIRRFLPRKVRAYQLLEARRMVN; encoded by the coding sequence ATGGTTACATTATTTACATCTCCAAGCTGTACATCATGCAGAAAAGCTAAAGCATGGTTGGAGGAACATGATATTCCGTACACAGAACGAAATATTTTTTCGGAACCTTTGAATATTGACGAAATAAAAGAAATTCTTCGCATGACTGAAGACGGTACAGACGAAATTATTTCAACACGTTCGAAGATTTTCCAAAAACTCAATGTCGATGTAGAAAGCTTACCACTACAGCGTCTATACGAGTTAATCCAAGAACATCCTGGCTTATTGAGAAGACCAATTATTCTTGATGAAAAAAGGTTACAAGTAGGGTATAATGAAGATGAGATTCGTCGTTTCCTACCGAGAAAAGTAAGAGCCTATCAGCTGCTTGAAGCGCGGCGCATGGTAAACTAA
- the mecA gene encoding adaptor protein MecA, whose amino-acid sequence MEIERINENTVKFFLSYIDIEERGFTREEVWYNRDKSEELFWEMMDEINDESEFEIEGPLWIQVHAMSGGIEVTVTRAQMSDDGEPIESPFGMADPRKMFPHEGEVFGEEEETIPDMNGGTLEWLDNVFVFQEFDDIIPLVDRMDGYNVNTSLYSYDNHYYLHVAYEDETMDEGRKTDLYSVVSEFGMPSNLTIHRLKEYGKVVMDSDVFTTIQHYFGTK is encoded by the coding sequence ATGGAAATAGAGCGCATTAACGAAAATACAGTTAAATTTTTTCTATCATATATCGATATTGAAGAACGCGGTTTTACGCGTGAGGAAGTCTGGTATAATCGCGACAAAAGTGAGGAACTTTTTTGGGAAATGATGGACGAAATCAATGATGAATCTGAGTTCGAAATCGAGGGGCCACTTTGGATTCAAGTCCATGCTATGAGCGGTGGAATTGAAGTGACAGTGACTCGGGCGCAAATGTCCGACGATGGTGAACCAATAGAATCACCTTTTGGCATGGCCGATCCAAGAAAAATGTTTCCGCATGAAGGTGAAGTATTCGGTGAAGAGGAAGAAACAATTCCGGATATGAATGGTGGTACATTAGAATGGCTCGACAATGTATTTGTCTTCCAAGAATTTGATGATATCATTCCACTCGTAGATCGAATGGATGGTTATAACGTTAACACATCACTCTATTCATATGATAACCACTACTACTTACATGTGGCGTATGAGGATGAAACGATGGATGAAGGACGCAAAACAGATTTATATAGTGTAGTGTCTGAATTTGGAATGCCATCCAATCTAACGATCCATCGACTTAAGGAATACGGTAAGGTCGTGATGGATTCAGACGTATTCACAACTATTCAACACTATTTTGGAACTAAATAA
- a CDS encoding competence protein CoiA family protein, translating to MQLNWNICKIERREEITILTAKLKNGELLILTPELKRDQLKKWRNSRTFLCPQCNAPVNLKVGDIVIPHFAHKKDAACSTTFSEGETPEHLMGKQQLYLLLKKRTKHVELEPFLRMLSQRPDILVMTESDTMPIEFQCSTIPISEMESRSNGYRSIGMKPIWILHTPTKFTGIAYGVGLFHFSKFHESFFTHIHPEGYTLLTYKPQKERFHYFSNLIHVAGKRYIGIHRSLSVDKQVFPFARPKTPTKEELEQYISIYLAMRNEFLQSRILLSRRGVNDPFLKMCYEMRMHPTNLPQWVGLPVAHSESFREHDCEWQLNLIYFMRRKGISFKELTNSQIHRFVRRMEVPTIGQEKACQVYRDFLIAEGIESFQNHQVIDEMIIFRLLSERLLAKRYEN from the coding sequence TTGCAATTAAATTGGAATATTTGTAAAATTGAGCGGAGGGAGGAGATTACAATACTAACAGCGAAATTGAAAAATGGAGAATTACTCATTTTAACGCCAGAGCTAAAAAGGGATCAGTTAAAGAAATGGCGAAATTCACGAACATTCTTATGTCCACAATGCAATGCGCCTGTTAACTTGAAGGTTGGAGACATCGTCATTCCGCATTTTGCTCATAAAAAAGACGCAGCTTGTTCGACTACTTTTTCAGAAGGTGAAACTCCAGAACATTTGATGGGAAAACAACAATTGTATTTATTGTTAAAGAAACGAACAAAGCATGTTGAACTCGAACCCTTTTTGCGTATGCTATCACAGCGTCCCGACATTCTCGTGATGACAGAATCCGATACGATGCCCATCGAGTTTCAATGTAGTACGATTCCTATTTCGGAAATGGAATCGAGATCTAATGGTTATCGCAGTATAGGCATGAAGCCGATATGGATTTTGCATACCCCAACAAAATTCACTGGAATCGCTTACGGTGTCGGCCTGTTTCATTTTTCGAAGTTCCACGAAAGTTTTTTTACCCACATACATCCTGAAGGCTATACCTTACTCACATATAAACCCCAAAAAGAACGCTTCCATTATTTTTCAAATCTTATCCATGTTGCTGGTAAACGATATATTGGCATCCACCGTTCGTTATCAGTAGACAAGCAAGTATTTCCTTTTGCACGGCCGAAAACGCCAACTAAAGAAGAACTCGAGCAATATATATCCATCTATTTGGCAATGCGCAATGAATTTCTACAATCTCGTATTTTATTGAGTAGAAGGGGTGTAAATGACCCTTTTTTAAAAATGTGTTATGAAATGCGTATGCATCCAACGAATCTTCCGCAGTGGGTTGGGTTACCAGTGGCTCATAGCGAGTCATTTCGTGAACATGATTGTGAGTGGCAATTGAATCTCATTTACTTTATGAGACGTAAAGGGATTAGTTTTAAGGAGTTGACGAACAGTCAAATTCACCGTTTTGTACGTAGAATGGAAGTGCCAACCATTGGGCAAGAAAAAGCCTGCCAAGTATATCGCGATTTTCTAATTGCAGAAGGCATTGAGTCCTTTCAAAATCACCAGGTTATTGATGAAATGATTATTTTTAGGCTATTGTCAGAAAGATTACTTGCAAAGCGGTATGAAAATTGA